In a genomic window of Carassius gibelio isolate Cgi1373 ecotype wild population from Czech Republic chromosome A3, carGib1.2-hapl.c, whole genome shotgun sequence:
- the LOC127942358 gene encoding alpha-2-macroglobulin-like protein 1 isoform X1, which yields MAVKELCIWKGLVLVLFLFAVGGQRSGPSFLVMFSAVIESGSNAKLCASLLKPNESLAMNIFLVDDQNKTTPLAQQSSSTVFHRCFSFQAPQVDGELVQKVRVVLQGRFFKMTEERKVMFRSYLPLTFIQTDKPIYNPGQMVNFRVLTMDAKFVPLNQMYSLVVVEDNNKNRIGQWTNVSSTGWILQLSHQLNPEAQVGMYALRAFIGDRMISQDFEVKKYVLPKFDVTLTTPPTYSVGDEGLKVEACAKYTFGQPVPGQALVEVCREPFPFSVVPGVSRVCLNKTAMMNNTGCASLTISTSEFFTTKFEEQLQNSFLVNVNVTEEGTGVMMSKSTTVFITFEVGKVSFSDLPGFFNYGSILNGKISAFYFNGTPIARKAVYLLDVSQWPNKLLLNLTTNLNGVASFSLNTADFPKAGLNLMASATSQDFYDSKSPYFTTETRNVPLFQTATDYPTFSELTIGTLEQPLKCGAKYPVTIKYSFVGETGDYSADIVYMVLSKGVIVLHGFQTVQVRALNPPSGTVSFQLSVSVDMAPVVQILAFCVLPSENVVAATAALDTEMCFQNQVSLQFSPPTAVPGEGSVLTVSAQAGSLCGLSAVDQSVRIMEPGRRLTAEAVFNLLPVRSQSYYPFPVEDEQECLNVRPRRAVPTDQAYDAFQSVGMKLATNLQVREPNCLTYRGLNYYRNFGLPRPVAFQMASLSKDFGGGGAGGDVGSFDVTVRTYFPETWIWQLSQVGNTGSTRVNLMVPDTITTWETEAFCVSSKGFGLAPPVQLTVFQPFFLELSLPYSIIRGESFELKATVFNYLSKCIMVKVTPGSSSDFSLRPFNDPYSSCLCASGRKTFKWILSASVLGSVNVTVSAQADQSQVRCGTEVVTVPTRGRIDIVTESLLVLPEGVERIFAQSWLFCPKGSVLSEDVSLTFPANVVLGSAKCSVSVLGDIMGRALNNLDGLLQMPSGCGEQNMIILAPNIYILQYLEGTAQLTLTIRQTATGYLQSGYQGQLNYRHSDGSYSTFGYDASNTWLTTFVMRSFGLARRFIFIDPSVLQSAQDWLISKQGSDGCFMQEGTLYHIDMKGGVGDNVTMTGYVVASLLEMGVLVTDPVITNALSCLRPVVGNLRNTYTTALLAYTFSLAGETSTRARLLTALKNIAISEGNKLHWSQTSSGDTLAVEISSYVLLAVLSVQPLTTTDLSYANRIVNWLVAQQNPYGGFSSTQDTVVALHALSLFAAKVFSLEGSSSVTLQSSVAGEVYNFDVNRDNRLLYQEKRLKNIPGRYSVQAKGSTCVSVQVACFYNVPTPIRVSSTLSVEVKVARDCRVRGSELLLNITVTYNGAKPTTNMVIVDIKLLSGFTADTSLLGSPPDSFAPLVQRVDAGDDHVLVYLKGVAKGVPMTYRLQLKQGLAVQDLKPAVVEVYDYYKPSDSFETTYVPPCL from the exons ATGGCTGTGAAGGAGTTATGTATTTGGAAAGGGCTCGTTTTAGTCCTTTTTCTCTTTGCTGTTGGTGGACAGAGATCAGGACC ATCCTTCTTGGTGATGTTTTCTGCAGTGATCGAGTCTGGCTCTAATGCCAAATTGTGTGCAAGTCTTCTGAAACCCAATGAGAGTCTTGCAATGAACATCTTTCTGGTTGATGACCAGAACAAGACAACACCGCTTGCGCAGCAGAGTTCTTCAACCGTGTTTCACCGTTGTTTTAGTTTCCAG GCTCCTCAAGTAGATGGAGAATTAGTGCAGAAAGTGAGGGTGGTCCTTCAAGGGAGGTTCTTCAAAATGACTGAAGAGAGGAAAGTCATGTTCAGAAGTTACCTGCCTCTGACCTTCATCCAAACCGACAAACCCATATACAACCCAGGACAAATGG TGAACTTCAGGGTTCTGACCATGGATGCTAAATTTGTTCCTCTTAATCAAATG TACAGTCTAGTGGTGGTGGAG GACAATAATAAGAACCGGATCGGTCAGTGGACAAATGTTTCCTCAACTGGGTGGATATTGCAGCTTTCTCACCAGTTAAACCCTGAGGCTCAGGTTGGGATGTATGCTCTGAGGGCTTTTATTGGTGACCGTATGATTTCTCAGGATTTTGAGGTGAAAAAGTATG TTTTACCCAAGTTTGATGTCACCTTGACCACACCACCGACGTACAGTGTGGGAGATGAGGGACTGAAAGTTGAGGCTTGTGCCAA ATACACATTTGGGCAACCTGTACCTGGTCAAGCGTTGGTGGAAGTATGTCGTGAGCCGTTCCCGTTTTCTGTGGTACCTGGTGTGTCTCGTGTGTGTCTTAACAAAACCGCTATG ATGAACAACACCGGATGTGCTTCCCTTACTATCAGTACGTCAGAGTTTTTCACCACCAAATTTGAAGAGCAACTGCAAAATTCCTTCCTTGTTAACGTGAACGTCACTGAAGAGGGAACGG GTGTAATGATGTCAAAATCCACAACAGTCTTCATTACGTTTGAAGTTGGCAAGGTCTCGTTTTCGGACCTCCCAGGTTTCTTTAACTATGGATCAATCCTTAATGGGAAG ATCTCTGCATTTTATTTCAATGGGACTCCAATAGCAAGGAAGGCAGTCTATCTCCTGGATGTTAGCCAATGGCCCAACAAACTGCTGCTTAATCTGACTACGAACCTGAACGGAGTGGCTTCTTTCTCCCTCAACACAGCTGATTTCCCTAAAGCTGGTCTGAATCTGATG GCAAGTGCAACATCACAGGATTTTTATGATTCTAAATCGCCCTACTTCACTACGGAAACGAGGAATGTGCCGCTTTTCCAAACTGCTACAGACTACCCAACGTTTAGTGAACTGACTATAGGGACGCTTGAGCAGCCGCTGAAATGTGGTGCCAAGTATCCAGTGACAATCAAATATTCTTTTGTTGGAGAGACTGGTGACTACAGTGCCGACATCGTCTATATG GTGTTGTCCAAAGGAGTGATCGTCCTGCATGGATTTCAGACGGTTCAAGTGAGGGCCCTGAATCCACCAAGTGGCACAGTGTCGTTCCAGCTGTCTGTCAGTGTCGATATGGCTCCAGTAGTGCAGATTCTGGCCTTCTGTGTTCTGCCCAGTGAGAATGTGGTTGCTGCTACTGCAGCTCTTGACACTGAAATGTGTTTCCAAAACCAG GTGTCTCTGCAGTTTTCTCCCCCTACAGCTGTTCCTGGTGAGGGAAGTGTTTTGACCGTGTCTGCTCAAGCAGGATCCCTGTGTGGCCTCAGTGCTGTTGATCAGAGTGTTCGGATCATGGAGCCAGGAAGACGTCTGACTGCTGAAGCG GTGTTCAACCTGCTCCCAGTACGATCTCAATCCTATTATCCGTTTCCTGTTGAGGATGAACAGGAGTGCCTGAATGTTCGACCCCGTCGAGCTGTTCCTACAGACCAAGCTTATGACGCTTTCCAG AGTGTGGGGATGAAGCTTGCAACAAATCTGCAGGTCAGAGAACCTAACTGCCTGACCTACAGAGGCCTGAATTACTATCGCAACTTTGGCT tgcctcGTCCTGTAGCCTTTCAAATGGCTTCTCTATCAAAGGACTTTGGAGGTGGGGGTGCTGGAGGTGATGTTGGTTCTTTTGATGTGACTGTCAGGACTTATTTTCCGGAAACCTGGATCTGGCAGCTCTCTCAAGTGGG AAACACTGGATCCACAAGAGTTAATCTGATGGTTCCTGACACCATCACCACATGGGAGACGGAGGCATTCTGTGTGTCCTCCAAAGGCTTTGGCTTGGCTCCTCCGGTTCAGCTGACGGTCTTCCAGCCCTTCTTCCTGGAGCTCTCCCTGCCTTACTCCATCATCCGTGGAGAGTCTTTTGAGCTGAAGGCCACGGTCTTCAACTATCTGTCCAAGTGCATCATG GTTAAAGTGACTCCAGGGTCTTCCTCTGACTTCAGTCTTCGACCTTTTAATGATCCGTATTCATCCTGTCTCTGTGCCAGTGGGAGAAAGACCTTTAAATGGATTCTCTCCGCATCGGTCCTTG GATCTGTAAATGTGACTGTCAGTGCTCAGGCTGATCAATCCCAGGTTCGATGTGGCACTGAAGTTGTGACCGTGCCAACAAGAGGACGCATTGACATTGTTACTGAAAGTCTACTTGTTCTG CCTGAAGGAGTTGAAAGGATCTTCGCCCAGAGTTGGTTATTTTGTCCAAAGG GGAGTGTACTTTCAGAAGATGTGTCTCTGACATTTCCAGCAAATGTGGTTCTGGGATCTGCCAAATGCTCTGTTTCAGTCCTTG GGGACATAATGGGTCGTGCGCTAAATAATCTTGATGGCTTGCTACAGATGCCATCTGGCTGTGGAGAACAAAATATGATAATTCTTGCTCCCAATATCTACATCCTGCAGTACCTGGAAGGCACTGCGCAGCTCACCCTAACCATCCGACAGACTGCCACTGGTTACCTTCAGAGCG GATACCAAGGACAGCTAAACTACAGGCACAGTGATGGTTCATACAGCACATTTGGCTACGATGCATCCAATACATG GTTGACCACCTTCGTCATGAGGTCTTTCGGCCTAGCAAGGCGTTTCATCTTCATTGATCCCAGTGTCCTCCAGAGTGCACAGGATTGGTTGATCAGCAAGCAGGGTTCAGATGGCTGTTTCATGCAAGAGGGAACCCTGTACCATATTGACATGAAg GGTGGTGTTGGTGATAATGTGACCATGACTGGCTACGTTGTTGCATCACTCCTTGAAATGGGCGTCCTTGTCACG GATCCGGTCATCACCAATGCTCTGTCTTGCTTGAGGCCTGTCGTTGGGAACCTGAGAAACACTTACACGACTGCTCTGCTTGCCTACACCTTCAGTCTGGCTGGAGAGACCAGCACTCGAGCTCGGCTTTTAACTGCCTTGAAGAACATTGCCATTTCTGAAG GCAACAAGCTCCACTGGTCTCAGACGTCATCTGGTGACACTCTGGCGGTGGAGATCAGCTCGTATGTGCTGCTAGCGGTTCTCTCTGTACAGCCTCTCACGACCACTGATCTGAGCTATGCTAACCGCATTGTCAACTGGCTTGTGGCCCAGCAGAACCCTTATGGAGGCTTTTCCTCCACCCAG GACACTGTGGTGGCTCTTCATGCTCTGTCTCTGTTCGCCGCTAAAGTGTTCAGCCTGGAGGGCTCCAGCTCTGTTACTTTACAGTCCTCTGTGGCAGGAGAGGTGTATAACTTTGATGTGAATCGAGACAACCGGCTGCTGTATCAGGAGAAGCGGCTGAAGAACATTCCTGGCAGATATAGTGTTCAAGCCAAGGGCTCCACCTGTGTGTCTGTGCAG GTTGCATGTTTCTACAACGTCCCAACACCCATTCGAGTTTCCAGTACACTTAGTGTTGAAGTGAAGGTGGCAAGAGACTGCAGAGTGCGTGGATCTGAGCTCCTGCTGAACATCACTGTGAC GTACAATGGTGCAAAACCAACTACGAACATGGTTATTGTGGACATTAAACTCCTGTCAGGTTTCACCGCCGATACATCACTG ctTGGATCCCCACCAGATTCATTTGCTCCACTAGTGCAGCGGGTTGATGCTGGAGATGACCATGTGCTGGTGTATCTGAAAGGG GTTGCTAAGGGTGTCCCCATGACCTACAGGCTACAACTGAAACAGGGTCTTGCAGTGCAGGATCTCAAGCCAGCAGTCGTTGAGGTGTATGACTACTATAAGCCAA GTGACTCATTTGAGACCACATACGTGCCTCCCTGTCTGTGA
- the LOC127942358 gene encoding alpha-2-macroglobulin-like protein 1 isoform X3, whose translation MAVKELCVWKGLVLVLFLFAVGGQRSGPSFLVMFSAVIESGSNAKLCASLLKPNESLAMNIFLVDDQNKTTPLAQQSSSTVFHRCFSFQAPQVDGELVQKVRVVLQGRFFKMTEERKVMFRSYLPLTFIQTDKPIYNPGQMVNFRVLTMDAKFVPLNQMYSLVVVEDNNKNRIGQWTNVSSTGWILQLSHQLNPEAQVGMYALRAFIGDRMISQDFEVKKYVLPKFDVTLTTPPTYSVGDEGLKVEACAKYTFGQPVPGQALVEVCREPFPFSVVPGVSRVCLNKTAMMNNTGCASLTISTSEFFTTKFEEQLQNSFLVNVNVTEEGTGVMMSKSTTVFITFEVGKVSFSDLPGFFNYGSILNGKISAFYFNGTPIARKAVYLLDVSQWPNKLLLNLTTNLNGVASFSLNTADFPKAGLNLMASATSQDFYDSKSPYFTTETRNVPLFQTATDYPTFSELTIGTLEQPLKCGAKYPVTIKYSFVGETGDYSADIVYMVLSKGVIVLHGFQTVQVRALNPPSGTVSFQLSVSVDMAPVVQILAFCVLPSENVVAATAALDTEMCFQNQVSLQFSPPTAVPGEGSVLTVSAQAGSLCGLSAVDQSVRIMEPGRRLTAEAVFNLLPVRSQSYYPFPVEDEQECLNVRPRRAVPTDQAYDAFQSVGMKLATNLQVREPNCLTYRGLNYYRNFGLPRPVAFQMASLSKDFGGGGAGGDVGSFDVTVRTYFPETWIWQLSQVGNTGSTRVNLMVPDTITTWETEAFCVSSKGFGLAPPVQLTVFQPFFLELSLPYSIIRGESFELKATVFNYLSKCIMVKVTPGSSSDFSLRPFNDPYSSCLCASGRKTFKWILSASVLGSVNVTVSAQADQSQVRCGTEVVTVPTRGRIDIVTESLLVLPEGVERIFAQSWLFCPKGSVLSEDVSLTFPANVVLGSAKCSVSVLGDIMGRALNNLDGLLQMPSGCGEQNMIILAPNIYILQYLEGTAQLTLTIRQTATGYLQSGYQGQLNYRHSDGSYSTFGYDASNTWLTTFVMRSFGLARRFIFIDPSVLQSAQDWLISKQGSDGCFMQEGTLYHIDMKGGVGDNVTMTGYVVASLLEMGVLVTDPVITNALSCLRPVVGNLRNTYTTALLAYTFSLAGETSTRARLLTALKNIAISEGNKLHWSQTSSGDTLAVEISSYVLLAVLSVQPLTTTDLSYANRIVNWLVAQQNPYGGFSSTQDTVVALHALSLFAAKVFSLEGSSSVTLQSSVAGEVYNFDVNRDNRLLYQEKRLKNIPGRYSVQAKGSTCVSVQVACFYNVPTPIRVSSTLSVEVKVARDCRVRGSELLLNITVTYNGAKPTTNMVIVDIKLLSGFTADTSLLGSPPDSFAPLVQRVDAGDDHVLVYLKGVAKGVPMTYRLQLKQGLAVQDLKPAVVEVYDYYKPSDSFETTYVPPCL comes from the exons ATCCTTCTTGGTGATGTTTTCTGCAGTGATCGAGTCTGGCTCTAATGCCAAATTGTGTGCAAGTCTTCTGAAACCCAATGAGAGTCTTGCAATGAACATCTTTCTGGTTGATGACCAGAACAAGACAACACCGCTTGCGCAGCAGAGTTCTTCAACCGTGTTTCACCGTTGTTTTAGTTTCCAG GCTCCTCAAGTAGATGGAGAATTAGTGCAGAAAGTGAGGGTGGTCCTTCAAGGGAGGTTCTTCAAAATGACTGAAGAGAGGAAAGTCATGTTCAGAAGTTACCTGCCTCTGACCTTCATCCAAACCGACAAACCCATATACAACCCAGGACAAATGG TGAACTTCAGGGTTCTGACCATGGATGCTAAATTTGTTCCTCTTAATCAAATG TACAGTCTAGTGGTGGTGGAG GACAATAATAAGAACCGGATCGGTCAGTGGACAAATGTTTCCTCAACTGGGTGGATATTGCAGCTTTCTCACCAGTTAAACCCTGAGGCTCAGGTTGGGATGTATGCTCTGAGGGCTTTTATTGGTGACCGTATGATTTCTCAGGATTTTGAGGTGAAAAAGTATG TTTTACCCAAGTTTGATGTCACCTTGACCACACCACCGACGTACAGTGTGGGAGATGAGGGACTGAAAGTTGAGGCTTGTGCCAA ATACACATTTGGGCAACCTGTACCTGGTCAAGCGTTGGTGGAAGTATGTCGTGAGCCGTTCCCGTTTTCTGTGGTACCTGGTGTGTCTCGTGTGTGTCTTAACAAAACCGCTATG ATGAACAACACCGGATGTGCTTCCCTTACTATCAGTACGTCAGAGTTTTTCACCACCAAATTTGAAGAGCAACTGCAAAATTCCTTCCTTGTTAACGTGAACGTCACTGAAGAGGGAACGG GTGTAATGATGTCAAAATCCACAACAGTCTTCATTACGTTTGAAGTTGGCAAGGTCTCGTTTTCGGACCTCCCAGGTTTCTTTAACTATGGATCAATCCTTAATGGGAAG ATCTCTGCATTTTATTTCAATGGGACTCCAATAGCAAGGAAGGCAGTCTATCTCCTGGATGTTAGCCAATGGCCCAACAAACTGCTGCTTAATCTGACTACGAACCTGAACGGAGTGGCTTCTTTCTCCCTCAACACAGCTGATTTCCCTAAAGCTGGTCTGAATCTGATG GCAAGTGCAACATCACAGGATTTTTATGATTCTAAATCGCCCTACTTCACTACGGAAACGAGGAATGTGCCGCTTTTCCAAACTGCTACAGACTACCCAACGTTTAGTGAACTGACTATAGGGACGCTTGAGCAGCCGCTGAAATGTGGTGCCAAGTATCCAGTGACAATCAAATATTCTTTTGTTGGAGAGACTGGTGACTACAGTGCCGACATCGTCTATATG GTGTTGTCCAAAGGAGTGATCGTCCTGCATGGATTTCAGACGGTTCAAGTGAGGGCCCTGAATCCACCAAGTGGCACAGTGTCGTTCCAGCTGTCTGTCAGTGTCGATATGGCTCCAGTAGTGCAGATTCTGGCCTTCTGTGTTCTGCCCAGTGAGAATGTGGTTGCTGCTACTGCAGCTCTTGACACTGAAATGTGTTTCCAAAACCAG GTGTCTCTGCAGTTTTCTCCCCCTACAGCTGTTCCTGGTGAGGGAAGTGTTTTGACCGTGTCTGCTCAAGCAGGATCCCTGTGTGGCCTCAGTGCTGTTGATCAGAGTGTTCGGATCATGGAGCCAGGAAGACGTCTGACTGCTGAAGCG GTGTTCAACCTGCTCCCAGTACGATCTCAATCCTATTATCCGTTTCCTGTTGAGGATGAACAGGAGTGCCTGAATGTTCGACCCCGTCGAGCTGTTCCTACAGACCAAGCTTATGACGCTTTCCAG AGTGTGGGGATGAAGCTTGCAACAAATCTGCAGGTCAGAGAACCTAACTGCCTGACCTACAGAGGCCTGAATTACTATCGCAACTTTGGCT tgcctcGTCCTGTAGCCTTTCAAATGGCTTCTCTATCAAAGGACTTTGGAGGTGGGGGTGCTGGAGGTGATGTTGGTTCTTTTGATGTGACTGTCAGGACTTATTTTCCGGAAACCTGGATCTGGCAGCTCTCTCAAGTGGG AAACACTGGATCCACAAGAGTTAATCTGATGGTTCCTGACACCATCACCACATGGGAGACGGAGGCATTCTGTGTGTCCTCCAAAGGCTTTGGCTTGGCTCCTCCGGTTCAGCTGACGGTCTTCCAGCCCTTCTTCCTGGAGCTCTCCCTGCCTTACTCCATCATCCGTGGAGAGTCTTTTGAGCTGAAGGCCACGGTCTTCAACTATCTGTCCAAGTGCATCATG GTTAAAGTGACTCCAGGGTCTTCCTCTGACTTCAGTCTTCGACCTTTTAATGATCCGTATTCATCCTGTCTCTGTGCCAGTGGGAGAAAGACCTTTAAATGGATTCTCTCCGCATCGGTCCTTG GATCTGTAAATGTGACTGTCAGTGCTCAGGCTGATCAATCCCAGGTTCGATGTGGCACTGAAGTTGTGACCGTGCCAACAAGAGGACGCATTGACATTGTTACTGAAAGTCTACTTGTTCTG CCTGAAGGAGTTGAAAGGATCTTCGCCCAGAGTTGGTTATTTTGTCCAAAGG GGAGTGTACTTTCAGAAGATGTGTCTCTGACATTTCCAGCAAATGTGGTTCTGGGATCTGCCAAATGCTCTGTTTCAGTCCTTG GGGACATAATGGGTCGTGCGCTAAATAATCTTGATGGCTTGCTACAGATGCCATCTGGCTGTGGAGAACAAAATATGATAATTCTTGCTCCCAATATCTACATCCTGCAGTACCTGGAAGGCACTGCGCAGCTCACCCTAACCATCCGACAGACTGCCACTGGTTACCTTCAGAGCG GATACCAAGGACAGCTAAACTACAGGCACAGTGATGGTTCATACAGCACATTTGGCTACGATGCATCCAATACATG GTTGACCACCTTCGTCATGAGGTCTTTCGGCCTAGCAAGGCGTTTCATCTTCATTGATCCCAGTGTCCTCCAGAGTGCACAGGATTGGTTGATCAGCAAGCAGGGTTCAGATGGCTGTTTCATGCAAGAGGGAACCCTGTACCATATTGACATGAAg GGTGGTGTTGGTGATAATGTGACCATGACTGGCTACGTTGTTGCATCACTCCTTGAAATGGGCGTCCTTGTCACG GATCCGGTCATCACCAATGCTCTGTCTTGCTTGAGGCCTGTCGTTGGGAACCTGAGAAACACTTACACGACTGCTCTGCTTGCCTACACCTTCAGTCTGGCTGGAGAGACCAGCACTCGAGCTCGGCTTTTAACTGCCTTGAAGAACATTGCCATTTCTGAAG GCAACAAGCTCCACTGGTCTCAGACGTCATCTGGTGACACTCTGGCGGTGGAGATCAGCTCGTATGTGCTGCTAGCGGTTCTCTCTGTACAGCCTCTCACGACCACTGATCTGAGCTATGCTAACCGCATTGTCAACTGGCTTGTGGCCCAGCAGAACCCTTATGGAGGCTTTTCCTCCACCCAG GACACTGTGGTGGCTCTTCATGCTCTGTCTCTGTTCGCCGCTAAAGTGTTCAGCCTGGAGGGCTCCAGCTCTGTTACTTTACAGTCCTCTGTGGCAGGAGAGGTGTATAACTTTGATGTGAATCGAGACAACCGGCTGCTGTATCAGGAGAAGCGGCTGAAGAACATTCCTGGCAGATATAGTGTTCAAGCCAAGGGCTCCACCTGTGTGTCTGTGCAG GTTGCATGTTTCTACAACGTCCCAACACCCATTCGAGTTTCCAGTACACTTAGTGTTGAAGTGAAGGTGGCAAGAGACTGCAGAGTGCGTGGATCTGAGCTCCTGCTGAACATCACTGTGAC GTACAATGGTGCAAAACCAACTACGAACATGGTTATTGTGGACATTAAACTCCTGTCAGGTTTCACCGCCGATACATCACTG ctTGGATCCCCACCAGATTCATTTGCTCCACTAGTGCAGCGGGTTGATGCTGGAGATGACCATGTGCTGGTGTATCTGAAAGGG GTTGCTAAGGGTGTCCCCATGACCTACAGGCTACAACTGAAACAGGGTCTTGCAGTGCAGGATCTCAAGCCAGCAGTCGTTGAGGTGTATGACTACTATAAGCCAA GTGACTCATTTGAGACCACATACGTGCCTCCCTGTCTGTGA